TGTATTGCTTGAACATGCAACTTCTTTTATTGTGGTCCAGTTAATAATTATAACTTTTCCATCATCATGTGTCAGGAGAACTTGAGATTATGACATGGTTGGTTCTTACTTCCAGATACTAATTAAGGTACTCATACAATAATAAAATGGTGTAATATCCTTGTCAAAGAAAATATCTATTTAATTATAATCAGAAACTAGCAAGTCAATACATTAGAATGATGATGATCTCtatattaatcaattaattaacaacATTTTGCCAATTTTACCATAtataaatttgtaattttttgtaTAGTTCATGATCTATTGAATGCCGAAGTTGACATTTCAATATTATAATAAACATCAGTGGTGATGactaaacaaataataataacatcACTCAACTTATTTTATAATATCAAGAAATACTAGGCAGACACTAATTATCCATATATATTTATCTGGGCATTTAGCACACACTAAATAATTTCATGTGGATCCTACAACAACACATGCAAACTTAGGCACTCATTGCCGGTTCATATTGCAACCCCACAAAATTTAATTCCCATTAATCACCCTTATATTTTTGGTgctatgtatacatatatatatatatgttgtttcaaattgaaattaaaacatatatatatatgctatgaATCATGAATATGATCAGTAATCTCTATCTAGTGTACCTTTAGTCTTATATTCACCTTAATTAATTAAACCTCAAATTGTATATTATGcagaaacaaacaaacaaataaaatGTTCATCaacatatttaaaattattaattatatatatatttatatggaaaCTAAAAGTATAACAAACATATATAGGTAGAATATATATAATTGATCACCTGGATTATCTGCCCTGAATCTGATAGCAGTCCATCCAGCAGTTGGTACTCCAATAGTGTTCCTCTCAACCGGGTCAACAAGATTAAACCATTTCGGATCCTCCACCGGGTCAAAGTTACCCAATCCACTTCCAATCACGTAGAAATTGAATCCATGCAAATGGGTTGGGTGGCTCTCGGGTGCTATGACAGCCGTACCCTGCAAAACAATCTGTACACTCGAATTGTAACTCAACCTGTAAAGCCTCGTCCCATTCATGGTCTGAATATTCGCCGGAGATGTCCCCGTATAATTGAAAGCCACCGGCGGCTTCACCGGAAAATCATCGGTGAAAATGCCCTTGATGTTGTGATAATGTGCTTCTAGAAGAGCAATAGATGGCATGACAAAGCTAACGTTGTTTATATTTCCCACCAGTTTGAACCCGCTGGCACACGTGTCACATGGGTTGAGTCCAACTCCTATAGTGAAAAGGAGAGAGTGGTCAACGATCAACGGGACTTTGGTCGGGTATTGGATTGAGTTTAGGCTTTTGAGGGAGTCCATGAATGTTTTTGTTATTGGGGTTGCGTTTTGAGGTGGAATGGTGGTTAAGATTGTTGTGGTTTCGAGATTTGATGGAGTAGTAGTATTATAATCGAGTTTGTATCGTAATGTGGAGGATGAGGTGGAGTTGTCAAAGCCTATTGGGGCGTCCATGAAGGGTGAAATCACTATTAAGTACTTGCCAATGGGTTGGTTTGCTTTGAGAATGGCGTTTGTGGTTTGACCTGGGCTCACAAATATGGTGTCTGTTTCGAAGGGTTTGGTGTACGCGGCATCGGCTTCGACGACGGTTAGGTTGTGGCCGGCGATCTTGAAGAAGA
This genomic interval from Humulus lupulus chromosome 8, drHumLupu1.1, whole genome shotgun sequence contains the following:
- the LOC133798321 gene encoding laccase-22-like; translation: MTILKLLLLLSFLFPAMVDCLVRHYNFRVVLTNTTKLCSTKPIVTVNGHFPGPTLYAREDDNVIVRVTNHVAYNLTIHWHGIRQLQTGWADGPAYVTQCPIQPGKNFVYNFTLTGQRGTLLWHAHISWLRATVHGAIVILPKKSLPYPFPKPHREKIIILGEWWKADVEAVVNQATQAGMPPNVSDAHTINGFPGPFPNCSSQGYTLHVKSGKTYLLRIVNAALNDELFFKIAGHNLTVVEADAAYTKPFETDTIFVSPGQTTNAILKANQPIGKYLIVISPFMDAPIGFDNSTSSSTLRYKLDYNTTTPSNLETTTILTTIPPQNATPITKTFMDSLKSLNSIQYPTKVPLIVDHSLLFTIGVGLNPCDTCASGFKLVGNINNVSFVMPSIALLEAHYHNIKGIFTDDFPVKPPVAFNYTGTSPANIQTMNGTRLYRLSYNSSVQIVLQGTAVIAPESHPTHLHGFNFYVIGSGLGNFDPVEDPKWFNLVDPVERNTIGVPTAGWTAIRFRADNPGIWFLHCHLEVHTTWGLKMAFIVDNGFGPNESLPPPPNDLPQC